One window of the Bradyrhizobium sp. NP1 genome contains the following:
- a CDS encoding carbohydrate ABC transporter permease, translating into MSTVTIDKAGPTRKVKYGSMSRDRAWALRWSYFFLILFAIFSLVPPFYMLITSLKSSAEISAATNPWWIFHPTLANYIELLTSNQFLRFFWNSAMVSILVVTITMLISVPAAFALSRMRFWGSATLATGVFLTYLIPDSLLFIPLFKMFATFGDWTGIQLINRWYVLVLLYPTLTVPFCTWIMIGYFASIPKELDEAAIIDGASWFQTLTRIFIPVALPGLIAATIFAFTVSWAQFLYPLVFTTSTDQLVMPVGIITALIKGDVFNWGQIMTGALLGAAPPLIIYAFLMDYYVAGLTAGATKG; encoded by the coding sequence ATGAGCACAGTCACGATCGATAAGGCTGGCCCGACCCGCAAGGTCAAATATGGCAGCATGAGCCGCGACCGCGCCTGGGCGCTGCGCTGGTCGTACTTCTTCCTGATCCTGTTCGCGATCTTTTCGCTGGTGCCGCCGTTCTACATGCTGATCACCTCGCTGAAGAGCAGCGCGGAGATCTCGGCGGCGACCAATCCCTGGTGGATATTCCATCCGACGCTTGCGAACTACATCGAGCTGCTGACCTCGAACCAGTTCCTGCGCTTCTTCTGGAACTCGGCGATGGTCTCGATCCTGGTCGTCACGATCACGATGCTGATCAGCGTCCCGGCAGCGTTTGCATTGTCGCGGATGAGATTCTGGGGCTCGGCGACGCTCGCCACCGGCGTGTTCCTGACCTACCTGATCCCGGACTCGCTGCTGTTCATCCCCCTGTTCAAGATGTTCGCCACCTTCGGCGACTGGACCGGTATCCAGCTCATCAACCGCTGGTACGTGCTGGTGCTGCTCTACCCGACGCTCACCGTGCCGTTCTGCACCTGGATCATGATCGGCTATTTTGCCTCGATCCCGAAGGAGCTCGATGAAGCCGCGATCATCGACGGCGCCTCCTGGTTCCAGACCCTGACCCGGATCTTCATTCCGGTGGCGCTGCCTGGCCTGATCGCGGCGACCATCTTCGCCTTCACCGTCTCCTGGGCGCAGTTCCTCTATCCACTCGTCTTCACCACTTCAACCGACCAGCTCGTAATGCCGGTGGGCATTATCACCGCCCTGATCAAGGGCGATGTGTTCAACTGGGGGCAGATCATGACCGGCGCCCTGCTCGGCGCAGCGCCCCCGCTGATCATCTATGCATTCCTGATGGACTATTACGTTGCCGGCCTCACTGCCGGCGCCACGAAGGGTTGA
- a CDS encoding sugar ABC transporter permease codes for MADIAFRQSSVAAEIGTKKRSGLHRALKRKSTAAFLMTLPLILLVAILVIYPALYSLHLATLNKSMTKFIGLGNFEFLFKRETFWLVVKQSCIFAVTAVIFKALIGFIVAHFVHNIPARGQRKWRGMLLVPWVIPPAMSTLAWLWLFDPSYSAFNYTLGFFGIGPIPWTGDAYWARFSVILVNVWYGAPFFMIMYLAALKSVPEQLYEAAAIDGANWWQRIWYVTLPMMRNIIAITTLFSLIVTFANFDIVRILTAGGPLDHTHIFATWAFRVGIEGSDIPLGASVSLFMLPILAIAAIFILRDVNKRGNEA; via the coding sequence ATGGCTGACATCGCATTTCGGCAGAGCAGCGTTGCCGCCGAGATCGGCACGAAGAAGCGCTCCGGTCTGCATCGCGCGCTGAAGCGGAAGTCCACGGCTGCGTTCCTGATGACGCTGCCGCTGATCCTGCTGGTCGCGATCCTCGTGATCTATCCCGCCCTCTATTCGCTGCATCTGGCGACGCTGAACAAGTCGATGACCAAGTTCATCGGACTCGGCAATTTCGAGTTCCTGTTCAAGCGGGAGACGTTCTGGTTGGTGGTCAAGCAGTCCTGCATCTTTGCCGTCACCGCGGTGATCTTCAAGGCGCTGATCGGCTTCATCGTCGCCCATTTCGTCCACAACATTCCCGCCAGGGGCCAGCGCAAATGGCGCGGCATGCTGCTGGTGCCCTGGGTCATTCCGCCGGCGATGAGCACGCTGGCGTGGCTCTGGCTGTTCGATCCCTCCTACAGCGCCTTCAACTACACCCTCGGCTTCTTCGGTATCGGACCGATCCCGTGGACCGGCGACGCCTATTGGGCGCGTTTCTCGGTGATCCTCGTCAACGTCTGGTACGGCGCGCCGTTCTTCATGATCATGTACCTCGCGGCGCTGAAATCGGTGCCCGAGCAGCTCTACGAGGCCGCCGCGATCGACGGCGCCAACTGGTGGCAGCGCATCTGGTACGTGACGCTGCCGATGATGCGCAACATCATAGCGATCACGACCCTGTTTTCGCTGATCGTCACCTTCGCCAATTTCGACATCGTCCGCATCCTGACCGCGGGCGGGCCGCTCGATCACACGCACATCTTCGCCACCTGGGCGTTCCGCGTCGGCATCGAGGGCAGCGACATCCCGCTCGGCGCCAGCGTTTCGCTGTTCATGCTGCCGATCCTGGCGATCGCGGCGATCTTCATCCTGCGCGATGTCAATAAACGCGGGAACGAGGCCTGA
- a CDS encoding extracellular solute-binding protein — translation MSSGRLTRRQFVAATALSSAALIAAPYVRSARAAGKLSMGFWDHWVPGANKASTDLVNEWAEKEKVEVQIDYITSQGNKNLVTIAAEAQAKSGHDIFAMPTWWAHANSEQLEPVNDIMGPIVAENGEVNGTVKYLGQLDGKWLGVPACVGSQIKGPCSRIDLMKKYAGIDVQEMYPAGSPPKADNWTMDTFLKAAEACHKGGFPFGIGLGETSDSVDTAGAVFQSFGAQLVDAKGNLTVKTDAVRQALEFYKKLIAFLPPDVAAWDDASNNKWLVAGKGAMIMNPPSAWAVAKRDAPQVAEQCWTHGFPAGPKGRFAPFLPYFWTVWNFSKNKEAAKSLLVHLSKPASIEKMVVASGGYDLPAFEKLTTLKIWQEEGPPKGTLFHYPNPYNHQTLSIAASPAPPKVAQQIYAQATLTKMCLRYYQGEAMEKTLAWAEGECEGFMRS, via the coding sequence ATGTCATCGGGAAGACTTACTCGTCGACAATTCGTGGCCGCCACTGCGCTATCGTCGGCCGCGCTGATTGCCGCACCTTACGTTCGATCCGCTCGCGCTGCCGGCAAATTGTCGATGGGATTCTGGGATCACTGGGTTCCCGGCGCCAACAAGGCTTCTACCGATCTCGTCAATGAATGGGCCGAGAAGGAGAAGGTCGAGGTCCAGATCGACTACATCACGAGCCAGGGCAACAAGAATCTCGTGACCATAGCGGCCGAGGCGCAGGCCAAATCCGGTCACGACATCTTCGCGATGCCGACCTGGTGGGCGCACGCCAATTCCGAGCAGCTTGAACCCGTCAACGACATCATGGGCCCGATCGTCGCCGAGAACGGCGAGGTCAACGGCACCGTCAAATATCTCGGCCAGCTCGACGGCAAGTGGCTTGGCGTTCCCGCCTGCGTCGGCAGCCAGATCAAGGGCCCCTGCTCGCGCATCGACCTCATGAAGAAATACGCTGGCATCGACGTCCAGGAGATGTATCCGGCAGGCTCGCCGCCCAAGGCCGACAACTGGACGATGGACACCTTCCTCAAGGCTGCGGAAGCTTGCCACAAGGGCGGCTTCCCCTTTGGTATTGGACTTGGCGAGACCAGCGACAGCGTCGACACCGCCGGCGCGGTGTTCCAGTCGTTCGGCGCCCAGCTCGTCGACGCCAAGGGCAATCTCACCGTCAAGACCGACGCGGTGCGCCAGGCGCTGGAATTCTACAAGAAGCTGATCGCCTTCCTGCCGCCCGATGTCGCGGCCTGGGACGACGCCTCCAACAACAAATGGCTGGTCGCCGGCAAGGGCGCCATGATCATGAACCCGCCGAGTGCCTGGGCGGTCGCCAAGCGCGATGCGCCGCAGGTCGCCGAGCAGTGCTGGACTCATGGCTTCCCGGCTGGCCCGAAAGGCCGCTTCGCGCCGTTCCTGCCTTACTTCTGGACGGTGTGGAACTTCTCGAAGAACAAGGAGGCGGCCAAGAGCCTGCTCGTCCATCTGTCGAAGCCAGCCTCGATCGAGAAGATGGTGGTCGCGAGCGGCGGCTACGACCTGCCGGCCTTCGAGAAACTCACGACCTTGAAGATCTGGCAGGAGGAAGGGCCGCCGAAGGGCACGCTCTTCCACTATCCTAACCCCTATAACCACCAGACGCTGTCGATCGCCGCATCGCCGGCGCCGCCCAAGGTCGCGCAGCAGATCTATGCACAGGCGACACTGACCAAGATGTGCCTGCGCTATTACCAGGGCGAAGCGATGGAAAAGACGCTCGCCTGGGCCGAAGGCGAGTGCGAAGGCTTCATGCGAAGCTGA
- a CDS encoding Spy/CpxP family protein refolding chaperone, translating to MSSPTSTARARLRFALGAVVMTLLAAPWPANAQVVQGVERGAREGNRAAGPVGGVLGGAIGGMVGVVTGVTGVFTGKGGQPQPAPAGEARKDNAKPEGAKDTAKAGKPGPGKATKTAAKQPTVLTQDGAPVLTAEQIVANSDAYVERIKTELKLTPEQEKNWAGFSRAMHDLGHNGADRLNLRIARAKRDPPDDIVEQMRNEAQFLVDRAADQRAVADAADPLYASLDDKQKQTFIEEMVRLSHERGLD from the coding sequence ATGAGCAGCCCGACATCGACAGCGCGTGCGCGCCTGCGCTTCGCGCTCGGTGCCGTCGTCATGACGCTTCTTGCCGCGCCGTGGCCTGCGAATGCGCAAGTGGTGCAAGGCGTGGAGCGCGGCGCCCGCGAAGGCAACAGGGCGGCAGGGCCGGTGGGCGGTGTTCTGGGTGGCGCCATCGGCGGCATGGTCGGCGTCGTCACCGGCGTCACCGGCGTGTTCACTGGCAAGGGCGGCCAGCCGCAGCCGGCCCCGGCCGGCGAAGCCCGCAAGGACAACGCCAAGCCGGAGGGCGCAAAGGACACGGCCAAGGCAGGCAAGCCGGGCCCCGGCAAGGCAACCAAGACCGCCGCCAAGCAGCCGACCGTGCTGACCCAGGATGGCGCGCCGGTGCTGACCGCCGAGCAGATCGTCGCCAACAGCGACGCCTATGTCGAACGGATCAAGACCGAGCTGAAGCTCACGCCGGAGCAGGAAAAGAACTGGGCGGGCTTCTCGCGGGCGATGCACGATCTCGGCCACAATGGCGCCGACCGGCTCAATCTGCGCATTGCCCGCGCCAAGCGCGATCCCCCGGACGACATCGTCGAGCAGATGCGCAACGAAGCCCAGTTCCTGGTCGACCGCGCCGCGGATCAGCGCGCCGTCGCCGACGCCGCCGACCCGCTCTATGCGAGCCTCGACGACAAGCAGAAGCAGACCTTCATCGAGGAGATGGTGCGCCTGAGCCACGAGCGCGGGCTCGACTGA
- a CDS encoding VOC family protein encodes MPLGGLQHYTIEPHDLERTKNFYVDVLGLAIGDRPPLDFPGYWLYSGGQATVHLMGPRKPRDGIVVRGTEKKFEDTGRLDHIAFAATDVEDVRRRLQSKNVKFREQIVPRTGDTQIFLYDPDGVGVELNFPKA; translated from the coding sequence ATGCCTCTCGGCGGACTGCAGCACTACACGATCGAGCCCCACGATCTCGAGCGTACCAAGAACTTCTATGTCGACGTGCTCGGGCTTGCGATCGGCGACCGCCCGCCGCTCGATTTCCCGGGATACTGGCTTTATTCCGGCGGCCAGGCCACCGTGCACCTGATGGGGCCGCGCAAGCCCCGCGACGGCATCGTCGTGCGCGGCACCGAGAAGAAATTCGAGGACACCGGACGGCTCGACCACATCGCCTTCGCCGCCACCGATGTCGAAGATGTCCGGCGGCGTCTGCAATCAAAGAATGTCAAGTTCCGCGAGCAGATCGTGCCGCGCACCGGAGACACCCAGATCTTCCTTTACGATCCCGATGGCGTCGGCGTGGAACTGAATTTCCCGAAGGCTTGA
- a CDS encoding MFS transporter, which translates to MFEILDRRTSLTANQIKILAAAIIGDALEFFDYFLIGFVLAFLIGPWKLTFGQSAIVLMSSGIGAIIGAYAWGWLADRIGRRVVFIGTVLNFSIATGLLYFTPENGWIYLAVLRFFVGTGVGGLYCVDLPLVQEFMPSSKRGWVGGLVTCVIPLGVGIGAVLGAMIGTGQWRLLFAIGVLPALLVLLVRLWVPESPRWLCRQGRYEEARKSLAWALQVEPSSLPMPTAADAGPIIKTNWFDLFKYPRSLVVSWLGNAGAQTGVYGLTLWAPSLFVLLLKVTPQEAARMMILLTLFGFVGRLSFSYFSELMGRRNAGGLLGLGAGILTIVAGYNYDVMWAGWSAFWLILAVAFFFADGGFAIVGPYAAEIWPSHLRTSGMGSAYGFGGIGKIIGPVGLALIVGSDNYLKPDVPLTQIPMAFVYLGCWFLMAGIVYYFFGIETRGKSIEDIDRELTSAAEVVTTARVRQA; encoded by the coding sequence ATGTTCGAGATTCTCGATCGCCGGACGAGTCTGACCGCCAACCAGATCAAGATCCTCGCCGCCGCCATCATCGGCGACGCACTTGAGTTCTTCGATTACTTCCTGATCGGCTTCGTGCTCGCGTTCCTGATCGGGCCATGGAAGCTGACCTTCGGCCAGTCGGCCATCGTCCTGATGAGCTCCGGCATCGGTGCGATCATCGGTGCCTATGCCTGGGGATGGCTCGCCGACCGGATCGGGCGCCGCGTCGTCTTCATCGGCACCGTCCTCAATTTCTCGATCGCGACGGGCCTGCTCTATTTCACCCCCGAGAACGGCTGGATCTACCTGGCGGTGCTGCGCTTCTTCGTCGGCACCGGCGTCGGCGGCCTGTATTGCGTGGACCTGCCGCTGGTGCAGGAGTTCATGCCCTCGTCCAAGCGCGGCTGGGTCGGCGGGCTCGTGACCTGCGTCATCCCGCTCGGCGTCGGCATCGGCGCGGTGCTTGGCGCGATGATCGGAACCGGACAATGGCGGCTGTTGTTCGCGATCGGCGTGCTGCCGGCGCTTCTGGTGCTCCTGGTCCGCCTCTGGGTTCCGGAATCGCCGCGCTGGCTGTGCCGGCAGGGGCGCTACGAGGAGGCGCGCAAATCGCTCGCCTGGGCGCTCCAGGTCGAGCCATCGTCGCTGCCGATGCCGACCGCGGCCGACGCCGGCCCGATCATCAAGACCAACTGGTTCGATCTGTTCAAATATCCGCGCAGCCTCGTGGTGTCGTGGCTCGGCAATGCCGGCGCGCAGACCGGCGTCTACGGCCTCACGCTCTGGGCGCCTTCGCTGTTCGTCCTGCTTCTGAAGGTGACGCCGCAGGAAGCGGCCAGGATGATGATCCTGCTCACCCTGTTCGGCTTTGTCGGACGGCTCTCCTTCTCCTACTTTTCCGAGCTGATGGGACGACGCAACGCCGGCGGCCTGCTTGGGCTCGGCGCTGGAATTTTGACCATCGTCGCCGGCTACAACTATGACGTCATGTGGGCGGGGTGGTCGGCGTTCTGGCTGATCCTGGCAGTGGCGTTCTTCTTCGCCGATGGCGGCTTTGCGATCGTTGGCCCCTACGCCGCGGAAATCTGGCCGTCACATCTGCGCACCTCGGGGATGGGCTCGGCCTACGGCTTTGGCGGCATCGGCAAGATCATCGGCCCGGTCGGGCTCGCGCTGATCGTCGGCTCCGACAACTACCTCAAGCCCGACGTGCCCCTGACCCAAATCCCGATGGCCTTCGTCTATCTCGGCTGCTGGTTCCTGATGGCCGGCATCGTCTATTACTTCTTCGGCATCGAGACCCGGGGCAAGTCGATCGAGGATATCGACCGTGAGCTCACCAGCGCCGCCGAAGTCGTGACGACGGCACGGGTTCGCCAGGCGTGA
- a CDS encoding PilZ domain-containing protein produces the protein MEERRKHPRSEIDQPGLVSAGGSVMSCMVRNISPEGAAIDVDNPAFVPQRFRLVMTDGAKTVHDCRIAWIQKNRIGVAFLDGNE, from the coding sequence ATGGAAGAACGGCGCAAGCATCCGCGCTCCGAGATCGATCAGCCCGGCCTTGTGTCGGCCGGCGGCTCAGTCATGAGCTGCATGGTGCGCAACATTTCGCCCGAGGGCGCAGCCATCGACGTCGACAATCCGGCCTTTGTTCCCCAGCGCTTTCGCCTGGTCATGACGGACGGCGCGAAGACCGTCCATGACTGCCGGATCGCCTGGATCCAGAAGAACCGGATCGGCGTCGCCTTCCTTGATGGCAATGAGTAG
- a CDS encoding DsbA family protein, translating to MPDALIGRANAQGPTAVLVAKPVSLPDMVLGSAKAHVTIVEYSSLTCPHCAAFEQNVFPMLRSKYIDTGKVRFVSREFPLDIKAASASMLTRCVAGGDPQKYFDVLDRLFKRQEALLDHTLETLNEVGKQFGMDEAAVAACEKDQAQLDKLSADQKFAFEQLKVDATPYFFINGERVRGAMSFEEFEAKLRPLLKR from the coding sequence CTGCCGGACGCGCTGATCGGCCGGGCCAACGCACAAGGCCCGACCGCGGTGCTGGTGGCCAAGCCGGTGTCGCTGCCGGACATGGTGCTGGGTTCTGCAAAGGCACACGTCACCATCGTCGAGTATTCCTCGCTGACCTGCCCGCATTGTGCGGCCTTCGAGCAGAACGTGTTCCCGATGTTGCGCTCGAAATACATCGACACCGGCAAGGTGCGCTTCGTCTCGCGCGAGTTCCCGCTGGATATCAAGGCCGCATCGGCCTCGATGCTGACCCGCTGCGTGGCCGGCGGCGATCCGCAAAAATACTTCGACGTGCTCGATCGCCTGTTCAAGCGGCAGGAAGCCCTGCTCGACCACACGCTCGAGACGCTGAACGAGGTCGGCAAGCAGTTTGGCATGGATGAGGCGGCTGTCGCGGCCTGCGAGAAGGATCAGGCGCAGCTCGACAAGCTCTCCGCCGACCAGAAATTCGCCTTCGAGCAGTTGAAGGTCGACGCCACGCCTTATTTCTTCATCAACGGCGAACGGGTTCGCGGCGCGATGTCCTTTGAAGAGTTCGAGGCGAAGCTCAGGCCGCTGCTGAAGCGATAG